A stretch of DNA from Pongo abelii isolate AG06213 chromosome 17, NHGRI_mPonAbe1-v2.0_pri, whole genome shotgun sequence:
taaaaacgaTCTGATTCGCATACCTATTTCAACCCCTCGGTTGGTTTTGTTAGTTTCCAAATAGAAATATTGCCTTTTGAAATCGGAGataatatttctcaaatttaaaatctagccaagtcttttttttaatactcCGTATGAAATTTTTTTCCATGGTAGCTAGACAATTGAAATTATATGCAAAGATTTTTTAACTCTCAGATTTTCATTGGAAGGGGACGTAATAGTTTTTGTACTAATGCCTAAACAATGTTGGATTTTCAATCAAAAAGTATTTTCACGGCAAATAAATGATAGTTTTAACAGGGtaataaataaaagcaacacCCGTGCTTAGTGTCTCAGGGCAACTTGAAAACAGCTCCACTTTCAGGGAGTTAAATTTGTCCTTTTTACAATCAACTGCAACTTTTGCCTTCCTTTGGAAAGGACGACAAAAAGATTTCACGTACAACTTGACCGGAACAAAGGGACATCATGCCAGTTTTTCTTTTGTGGGGTGACAACTAAAAGACaggaaaagtttattttaacCATACTTGAGTTGTACTTTTGGAACCCTCctttaaagagaaaatgtgaCGGCAGATCTTACAACTTAAAAATCGAAGCTATGGGGCTTTGGGGCAGAAGGGACAGATAGCGCGAGCAAAACTGAAAGTCGGTGAGGGGAAATTTTGTCTTCGTTCTCAGACTAAGTTGCCTATTTAAAATGAAACTTTCTTCTAGAGCAAAATCTCCGTTCCCCTAAGAGCTGtgcttcccccaccccttccGCAAAAAGAAGCCCTTGCGTATTTGCAGGTTCGAATCCTCAACCTTCCCtcctttgaatttcattttccCAAAAGAGTAGAATTATTTCTCCCACCAGCTTCTGCAGCCTTAGCATCCGAAAAATCGGGTGGGTGGGGCGTTGCAGAAAGGGTCTGCAGTTGGCCTCGAATTCGGAGGAAGGAAAGTCCCTGGAAGGGACCGCAGTCCCAGCCCCCAGTCCTGGGGACCGGTCCAGATCAGAGGCCCGGCCACCCACTTCCACCCAAACTCCTCACGGGAGGGGGCTGTGGAAACCCAGAGAGGGCAGGCAGCCGGAGAAGCAAAGaaatgtacgtgtgtgtgtgtcagggaagTAAGCGGTTCCCGAAGACACAAAACTTCAACAGTCCCCTATCTGTATGGGTAGAGGAGGGCGATCAAGGTCGGCCGCCCTGGTGTTTTTTAAAACTAGACAGGTGGACGCGCTAGCAGCTTAGctaggcagagctgggattccgGTTTCCCCTGCAGACTGACACTCCCTGGAGCAGGTGCCTAAGCTCTTTGGGGTGGGgtctcctcccctttcccctctctcGAGCCTGCCCACTCTCGGCGTCTGGACTGCGGAGGAAATTGTAGTTTGCTTCCCGCAGCCCTACTCTCCCACCTTCTAATCCAGGTGCTGGGCTTGGGGCTCGGAGAGCACCTTCCCCCAGCAGGCAGGGCTCCTGtagcttctttttcctttccctaaGAGGCCGGACGAGGGTGAGAACAAGACTAACAACCCCATatctctccctgcccccacgCAAAGTATCTTTTATCAACAAAAAAGTTAAGGGCGGTCCCCTGCCAGCTCTGCTAACCTGGCGTTTTCAATTTTAACAAGATTAACGGAGAAGAAGGAGACAAAAAAGGACGCGTTTGGCCTCAccacccagaaaaacaaaaaactttccaaGATCAAACTGGCAAATCTGAAAAGTGACGGTGAATTGTGACAGTGAATTTCTGAGCTGAGAGGCCAAAGAGAGTTAGTGGGGCCCGGCTTCGGTTTTAGTTTTAttctccctgggctcaggcagcCCGAGCTTTCAAacagaagaaaactgaagctAATGAAGATCTCAAACAGAGCCACAATTCCGAGGGCCCCTTTTCCGCCACAAGCACCCACTGTCCATCTGCACGTGTAATCACAGAGACTTGCCCTGTCTTCATCACCAGGGGATCCGAGGAAAGGGGAGAAAATTCTCTGCCGTGAAAAGGAAGCTTGTGTTATCACTACTATTATTTGTGTATAGCGACTTAAAAGTTTCCTTGTCCTCTTCAAATTCCCCTACAATATTGAAACAGCATTTGTTGCCCCATTCTTACAAACGCTTGAGGCCTTTCTGGAAAACCATTACCATTCAATGGCTAGAAAATtgctctccttcctttttttttttttttttaaaaaaaaaaaaaaaaaaaaaaaaaaaaaaaaaaaaggcaggcgcAGCAGCAGCTATAACAGACAACAAAAACTTTCTCCCGCATAATCCTCGCCCTCAGAATGACAAAGAAATGATATTGACTTACCCCCGAACGGATGATGTGTTTGATAAGGgggggaacttttttttttttttttttgaagatttctGTTGAGGAGCTGCACAGACAGCTGCAATTCATGGGCGACGCTGATTGCCAGAAACGCTATGGATTGGCATGGGGTCTGCAGCTCACAGATCCCTGATCAATACCCCTACACTCACACGCCAGATGGTTTGGgaaggacaaaaataaaatagtccaAATCAACCCACCattatgtttttgtgtgtgtgtattgctcTGATAAACCTAGTTGTAGCATAAATGTGTTCTACCCTGACACGAAACCTGACAAGATTTCGAGCATTGGGGTAGAAATTAGCAGCCCTCCTCTACCCTAGATTTGGGTCGTGGTTACTGTTGTATAGTAAAAACAAAGATATTGGGCCCCTTATGCAGATTGGGTTTACTTGTGGTCTGTTTATCTTTTTCcgtgaataatttataaagtctCTCTTTTAATTGAATGTTcacctctctgtgtgtgtctctctatacctaaaaacaattttaatgtgGAAAACACATACGAAAAACTCCGAtagtaaatattgttattttccTGCAATTGCTAACTCAAGttcagaatgtttttcttttacagtgCAATAGCCTATAATAGCCTTGTTGTCGaagctgcattttattttcatgcttCTTTTGACCCATTTAAGTTTCTGATCTTCAAGAAAATTGGACCTGTGAATGTGGCATGCTAAGTGAATATCCAAGTCCTGATATAATGCTTGGTACAACTGTTTGTCCAGATTCTAATAGCCGTGAACTAGCACTTATCATACCACATTTCTATACAGTGTGTTTGTAAATCAAAtgctggtggggaggggggagaagaGGAGTGTAActtcaaattaaaagaaaaaattccaagTTGCAGAACTTCTGAAGGTTAAAGTATGGATGCTAAACAAGGGGCAGTTAGAAAGCCACTTTCCCTTATATTTTCTTAAAGACCTATAGAGaaagaaacatcaaaaaatatttcaaaaaatacttgaaaattgcaTTAGTATTGATACTCCAAAAATTGTCTTGAGTAGAAAATATTGTTCTTtttagaaggaaagagaaaaggccaCCCAAACCTAATTCAGTAAAAATTAGGGTGCTCACTAAACAAGCACatccattttccttttaaatggaTTTTGGGTTGAAACATAAAACCTCAAACCACCATTAGAAAAACAACGTGAAAAATCTGCTTGAATTCTAGGCCAATGAAATTATACACAAAGAAGCCAATACGATTTCATGATTTCCCTGAGATCGCCAATATTGATCGAGGGAAGGCGGAGGGATGGtgggagtgagggaggagggaggcaggaaggaaggaagcgagGCAGCGAGAAAATGCAACTCACCTTTCTGCTCCCAGGCACACCGAAATATAATTCCCAAAAGCAGGTTTATCTCGGTGTCCTGGCAAATgagtttaacattttgaaaatttatttaaatggcaATTTATATACCTAGGTTTCTGTATGGAGGAAGCATCAGCCTAGGGGTAACTGGCCACTCCTTGAGCCTGAAGCCAGCATAGCAGCAGAGGCTACCTTAGCACTGGGGCACATCAGATCCACTACTTCCCAGTTCTGCATCTCTCCGGCTGTATTTCAGTCCCTGTGCACTCATGGACCAAGAGCAGGTTGCACTCTCGTGAACTTTTGTTCAACTCAGTATTGTATTTCAAACATTAACTGATTCAAATCATCCCAAGTGTCCAGCTGCCATATATAAGGTAGAGAGTGCAAAGAGAGACAGCAGGAAGGggtgaggaggagaggaaaaacagagaaaccaAAACCTGAGTTATTTTACCTGGCTCCTGTTGTGACACTAGAAATGTGAGCAACCAGAAAAATATGCCTGGCAAACCAGAGGATCTGCCGCTTCCTTACTCAGGCTTTGATAACACAGAGAAGACGCTATTTGAAAGAATAATTGGCAGCGTATTGGCCAGAGCTCAATAAAGTTGATCTATGAATAACGTCACTGTACATTCATGtgacagggtgggggtgggggtgttgcTCTGAAGCTAGAAGAGAGAGGAGGGCAGCAGAAAAGGTCACTGAGACTAAGAACTGTTTTCCAAATGAATCAAACCTTTCTCTGGCACCAAGAAGGGACATACAGTATTCCGAGCTGTGCCCTTGTTTTCTTATCAAGTTTTCTCTAACAGCTGGAAGTGGTTGAAGGGGGCTGTCTTAAGGAGACCCCCTGCTCTTCTTTTGACAGCTGATCAAAAGAAAATAGGTCACGCTTCTCAAACTTATGTCCACCCTGTCCTTAATTACTGTCTCTTTAAACAAAGGCAACATCTGCGCAACCTCAGCTAGCTTGAATCTTCGGAGGCAAACAGAGCGCAACCTGCTTTGGAAGAATCTGTTACTTTTAAGGCTTTATGCCGGGGGTTGGCCTCTCTGTCTTCAActacccctccacccccactcGGGCTGCAGAAATCTCCAACTCCTCTGTCCCCCAGTTCCACTCCCACCTCCAGACCTGGGGTTGCCAAACAACGGAAATTCTAGGAAGACGTAGGTGCACTTTTTAAAGCCTTGGCTTGCGAGCGTTCTCGGGCTGGCCGGGGCGCTGGTCTTTTCAGAAACAAGGTTTGAATATGCAGATGTCAGCCAGGACTCCTTGTCTTCTGCCCACGGCCGTTCCTCTCCCGGGGATTCGAGAGAAgcgggagtgtgtgtgtgtgtgtgtgtgtgcgcgcgcgcgcgcgcgtgtgtgtcgCGTGTTAGGAGAAAGGTCCGCGGTTGCCGTCTCAGCTGGTTTGCTTACTCTCTGCCCCCAGGAGAAGTTTGCTCACTAGGGACACCAGCGACCCTCCTCACTTGCACCCCACCGGTTCTACACTCTCCCCACTTCTTTCCAAGTCACTGATGCAGAAAGCACTTGGTCACCTTGAAACGGCAGCTCCCGGAATTCTAGTTTTGTTTTGCAATCTAGCAGGGCTCTTCGGAAGCCTCATAACTGAGATTTATGGGCTCACCGGGTAATTAAATGATGTTATTGTGTTAACTTTGCATGCATTACGGCTGCCTGCGCCGCCCGTGGGCCGCCGGCCGGCCGCAGCTCGCTGGCGGCGAGGGCGCTACAGTTGCTCTGGCCGCGTAGATTATGCACGTCCCGGCCTCGGGAATTTACCATGCATTAGAATACATTAGCGCCTGCATTTTAAAAGGCTAAACTATTGGCTCCCAGCTAGGGACTCTCGGGAAGTGGCTTGTTAGTGACGAGTGTTTGTCTACACTGGCACATAGCGGAGTCTTTTGCTCCCGGCTTACTCGCCTCCAGGAAAGCTTTGGGGTGAGGCGAAGGCGATTGAAGCAATGCCCCTTCCCCCAGATCGCAGCTGCTCAGGGGGGACACAGCACGGCATCTTTCACCGAATCTCTCTCGCTCGCTCGCACTCCAGCCTCCCTCTCCCCCGCGacccccccttcccctccctccctctccttgacGTTTGATTCCAGTAGCAAAGGAGGTAAAAAAGGCACCGAGCCGTCAGCCAAACCTGAAACGCGCGGCCCCGCCCCCTCCACAGCCACTGGTAGCTTCCCGTGGAAGGCCCGCCTCCCGGGGCAGCTGCGGCCTCGGAGTGGCTGCGAGTGGCGCCCGTCGGGCGTGGCCCCACCCCAGGTCCGGGAGGGTAGGTTGGCTACTCCGGCGAGCGGCAGAGCCCTTCTGGACAGCTCCCGCTCACCCAAACAGAAGACGTCGGCGCCGGAGCGGGCTCGGACATGGCGAGGCTGCGAGCCGGCCCGAGCGGCGGGGCCCGGtgattccctccctccctccccgtcccctcccctctcccgcACGCACGCCCCGtccgcccccaccccgcccccaccccgggCGAGCCCGCCCGCCCGCAGCCCGGGGCGCACACCCGCACGCGCGCTCCCCTCCACTCACTCTCGCACTCCCGCGCCCGCCCCCACTCCCGCGGCCGAGCCCAGCCACGCACACCTTGCCCGCCCGccggccgcccccgccgcccctgCCGCCCCCGGGCCCCGATGGACTGAATGAAGGCTGCCTACACCGCCTATCGATGCCTCACCAAAGACCTAGAAGGCTGCGCCATGAACCCGGAGCTGACAATGGAAAGTCTGGGCACTTTGCACGGGCCGGCCGGCGGCGGCAGtggcgggggcggcggcgggggcggcggcgggggcccAGGCCATGAGCAGGAGCTGctggccagccccagcccccaccacGCGGGCCGCGGCGCCGCTGGCTCGTTGCGGGGCCCTCCGCCGCCTCCAACCGCGCACCAGGAGCTGGGCACGGCGGCTGCGGCTGCAGCGGCGGCGTCGCGCTCGGCCATGGTCACCAGCATGGCCTCGATCCTGGACGGCGGCGACTACCGGCCCGAGCTCTCCATCCCGCTGCACCACGCCATGAGCATGTCCTGCGACTCGTCTCCGCCTGGCATGGGCATGAGCAACACCTACACCACGCTGACGCCGCTCCAGCCGCTGCCACCCATCTCCACCGTATCTGATAAGTTCCACCACCCGCACCCGCACCACCATccgcaccaccaccaccaccaccaccaccagcgcCTGTCCGGCAACGTTAGCGGCAGCTTTACCCTCATGCGCGACGAGCGCGGGCTCCCGGCCATGAACAACCTCTACAGCCCCTACAAGGAGATGCCCGGCATGAGCCAGAGCCTGTCCCCGCTGGCCGCCACGCCGCTGGGCAACGGGCTAGGCGGCCTCCACAACGCGCAGCAGAGTCTGCCCAACTACGGTCCGCCGGGCCACGACAAAATGCTCAGCCCCAACTTCGATGCGCACCACACTGCCATGCTGACCCGCGGTGAGCAACACCTGTCCCGCGGCCTGGGCACCCCTCCTGCGGCCATGATGTCGCACCTGAACGGCCTGCATCACCCGGGCCACACTCAGTCTCACGGGCCGGTGCTGGCACCCAGTCGCGAGCGGCCACCCTCGTCCTCATCGGGCTCGCAGGTGGCCACATCGGGCCAGCTGGAAGAAATCAACACCAAAGAGGTGGCCCAGCGCATCACAGCGGAGCTGAAGCGCTACAGTATCCCCCAGGCGATCTTCGCGCAGAGGGTGCTGTGCCGGTCTCAGGGGACTCTCTCCGACCTGCTCCGGAATCCAAAACCGTGGAGTAAACTCAAATCTGGCAGGGAGACCTTCCGCAGGATGTGGAAGTGGCTTCAGGAGCCCGAGTTCCAGCGCATGTCCGCCTTACGCCTGGCAGGTAAGGCCGGGGCTAGCCAGGGGCCAGGCTGCTGGGAAGAGGGCTCCGGGTCCGGGATTTGTGGCCCAAGTCTGCGCGCCGAGTCACTTCTCTtgattctttccttctctttcctatacactttctcttttttctcgtttttgtttcttcttccattttctctttctcttctgctcttcccctactttcccttctcccttttctttttctttcttactctctcGTTGTCCCTGAGCTTTCATTGACCGATCCCCCCCCCATTTCATTCGCCCTCCTCTCAATGTGCCAACCTTTGCCCTATTTCCGATCTTCCCAGGTACTGGGAGGCGGGATGGGGGTGTGCGTTTTCCTCTAGGAGCCCTGTCTTTCCAAGACTCACAGAAACCAGGACCTGCCCTTATTCAAAACCCCATGCACTTCAAGTCTTTTTTAGACAACACATTTCAATTTTCCGGGCTGGCTACTCTCCCTGTGCAGAGGCAGTTGAGAGGCTTTGCTCTGCAGAGGGAAAAGAGCTCTCTACTCTCCCACCCACCATATAGGCAAACTTATTTGGTCATTGGCCGAAGGCACAGCCTTGCCCGCGCGGGGAACCGGCGGCCAGGATACAACAGCGCTCCTGGAGCCCATCTCTGGCCTTGACGTTGGCGCAGGGACTTTCTGACTGGGCTTGAGGGGCTCGGGCCAGCTCCAATGTCACTACCTACAGCGAGGGCAGGGTGTAAGGTTGAGAAGGTCACATTCACCGCTTTGGGAGGACGTGGGagaagagactgaggtggaaagCGCTTTGCCTTGCTCACCGGCCGCCCTTGCCCCGGTCCCAGCGTTTGCTGGGATTTTCCAGGATTTGCCGCAGCTCCGGGAGACCCTGAGCACTCGCAGGAAGAGGTGctgagaaattaaaaattcaggttAGTTAATGCATCCCTGCCGCGGGCTGCAGGCTCCGCCTTTGCATTAAGCGGGCGCTGATTGTGCGCGCCTGGCGACCGCGGGGAGGACTGGCGGCTCGCGGGAGGAGACGGGTAGAGGCGCGGGTTACATTGTTCTGGAGCCGGCTCGGCTCTTTGTGCCTCCTCTAGCGGCCAAGCTGCGAGGTACAGCCCTCTATTGTTCTAGGAGCACAGAAACCTCCTGTGTGGGCGGCGGGTGCGCGAGCTAGAGGAAAAGATGCAGTAGTTACTGCGACTGGCACGCAGTTGCGCGCTTTTGTGCGCACGGACCCCGCGCGGTGTGCGTGGCGACTGCGCTGCCCCTAGGAGCCAGCCACGGGCCCAGAAGGGCAATATGTCCAGGCCCCCCACTGGGAAGGACACACTATACCCTATTGCAAGCCAGGGTGGGCGGCTTCTCATGGACCGGGTGGAGGGGGGTATCTTTCAGGATCGGCGGGCGGTCTAGGGGAACAATTCGTGGTGGTGATGATTTGCATAGCGCGGATCTTGGGATGCGCGCGGTTCCGAGCCAGCCTCGCACAGCTCGCTTCCGGAGCTGCGAGCTCAGGTTTCCACCCCCGATCCCCCCGGCTTTCCTCGCACCGCTGAGCCCAGCTTGTGGGGTGCACTCGACCGACGCCCGACAGGGCTGGGAAATGTGACAGGCAGCAGGTTCACCCGGGCTTGGGGAGGGGGCGTTTCCGCTTTGACAGCATTTTCCTTTGCTGTCTGCTGGTGGATTCCTATTGCCAGTCGGTAATCGCCCCGCGGTGTTGATCTAAGAAGGTAAAGAAAACCAGGTTTCCCTGCAAAGAGCCTCCCACAAATCGGCGGACTCCGGATACTTTGAGTGGATTTAGAAATTTATGTAATCTTTCTCCTTTAGTTTATTTTTCATCCTCTCCTACAGTTTTCTCTGGTTTGCTGTTGGTTCGGGGCAAGATAAAGCAGCCAGTAGAGAGTAATAATAATAGCGGCGGGAAATAAACTGGAGGCTTACTGATAGTTCTTAACATTTTGTCATAGATCCCCCCGAATGTCCCAGGCCCTCTTCAGTGGGTTTTAGTACCCGCTGGCTTCTTGGGCACTGGGGACCAGAAGGAACTTGGCAGCTGGTCTTAGGGATACAGTTAAAGGCAGGATGACAGCTATTCTACTCCTGCTCATCTCAGAGCGCTGCCGCCCCCTCATGCCGGTCGCGCAAAGAGCACAGCTTTTAAAAAACACGTGCCTTCTGCCCATATAGGTCTGAAAGTGATGAGGAAAGTAATGCTTCGCCTATTAGCGAGTTTCAGCTTTTAAAATGATCCCAAGCGTTGCTGAGATGAGAAAGCGTGGCATCCCGGGGGTCCTCAGCCCCACCCACGCCCATGGTGCAAGTCTCCAGGGACAGGCCCGGGAGAGCACTGCCCACGCTGCTAGATTTTCCGCAGAGGATCGCTGAAGCCGCCTTCGTGGGAGACAGAATGCCTCCTCTAGCGAGTGGAAAAGCCCTGCTGAGAACCCCGCTTTGCTCGAGCATTCAAATGTGTGTCTGTTTTATTACCCTGGGTTGAAAAGGGACAAGAGCTTTAGCCTTTTTATCTGGCCATTTTATCAGCAACTACAAGTGTGTTGAGTGGTTATTATTACATAGGAGGCTTTTCAGTTTGGGGTCAGTAGATCAGTCTCTTCAGACACTGACGCAGAAGCTGGGACTGGTAAGTAGGTATTATGTGCTCGGAGCGCTAGGGGACAGGAGCAAATGGAGAAGAAAAGCGGAGGCTTTCTCCGCCCGAAGTATCGATCGGAATCCCCGCCGGGACGCCGCAGAGGGCCCTCGCCGTTGGGCCCCGGGGGTTTAACAAGCCCAGCGGCTCCGCAGGCGGCTCGGCCGGACTCCCAGACCCGTGCCTGGAAGACACCGTCTCTACCCCCCTCCCGCCAAACctgcctcttctctttctctctcgtaGGTTATAGgttccttttctctctcattttggcCCCGCCCCCGCGTCCTGCCAAACGGCCAAGCAGGCCGGGGTTTGGGGGCTCAGAATGAAGAGGTCTGATTTGGCCAGCGCCAGCAAAGCTCACCCTTAGGCGAGGTCACAACAGAGGCAAGTCCTTCCTCCCCAGCCTGCCGGTGTAGTCACAGCCAAGGGTGGCACttgaaaggaaaagggagaaaactTCGGAGAAATTCAGATTGCCCCAACATTAAATTTCAGAGAAGTTGACTCCAAATGCAGGGTTTCGTTCGGAAAGGGCGGCTGTTGCAACCCCGCCCGGTCGGGCCTTCGCAGAGGTTCCCCAAGACCAGCCCTTGCAGGGCGGTTTTCAGCAACCTGACAAGAGGCGGCCAAGACAAATTTCCGCGGGTTCGAGCACACACTCTCGGGCGTTGGGCCCCAGAGACCTCTAAACCAAGCACAAACAAGAAGGAAGTAAGAGAACCCAGGCTAGAACTTGAACTGGCGTCCCACTGAGGAAAAGTGAGGCTTTGGTGGCAGGTATGGTTTCTTCCGACGCCCGAAAATCGAGCGGAGCGCCCGACTACATTTCCTGCAGAAGTTTCCGCCTCCAGTGAGCCCGGATCCCCCAGCGGCCTGCCCGGAGCTGGTCTCCAGTCCCCGCCGTAGTCCGACGCACGGCCCTCTCCTGGCAGCAAGCTCCCAGCGGCCAGTCTGAAGCCAGTTCTGTTCAGGCGGCCGAGGGCCCTTAGCCAACCCACCATGATGTCGCCTGGGCCACCTGACGCCCGCAGCGGCGGGACACGGCCCGGGCAGTGCGCAGTGGCTCCTGCTAGGGGCACCGCGTGCATGCTTGTCTCCCGCTGCACCGGGGACGTCCTTGGGTGACACGGGCCGCTGGGCACCTCCCAAGCCGAGGAAAGCGGACCCCCTTCGCAGAGTCTCGCGCCCACCCCCCAACCTCGTCTCTCGCTGCTAGGGCTCCCGACTCAGCCCAGCTCTCCTGGCGGTTTAGTTAGGGATCCGAGCTGGAGAGGCTGAACGCAACCCGTGCCAGTACGGAACAGACGATATGTTTGCCTGCTAGATGCTTGgatgaataatttaaaagttcGTTGCAGTATCTGCTTCGTCAAGTCCCGGGTGCCGGGAGAACACCTTCCCAACACGCATCAGGGTGGGCGGGAGTGAGCAGAGGAGGCGGGACCCGAGGGAGGAGAGTGAACCCGAGCAGGAGAAGCAGCCCAGGCAGCCAGGCGCCCTCGGTGCGAGAGGCtgggcatttatttttattccaggCTTTCCACTGTGTGGTTATGTCACTTTCTCAAACAAATGTGTATATGGAGGGAGATCGATGCTGATAATGTTTAGAAGATTAAAAGAGCATTAATGCTGGCAACAATAACGTAAACGTGTGGACCCAGATTTCATTGATCTGGAACTTGATCCGGCGCGTTTCCAGTAAGCCCGACCGCGCGCTCTTCCCAGCAGAGCGCTCGCCAGCGCCACGGCCCCGCGGCTTTCCAGCGGTGCCGCCTCGCCAGCTCTGCGCGGGTTCTCCGGTCTGACCGCAGCTCCTCCCCTGCGAGGCCCCAGCCCGCCTCTACTTCCCCGAGGTTTCCTCCTCTCGCGGGGCTCCCTGCCCTCTGCACCCCCCCACCTCTGTACCACCCGCCCCTGTGCTCACACACCGCTACTTGCGCTTCCGGCGATCCGCCTGGGCGGCTGGGTCTGCGAAGCCAATGCGCGGAACGGTGCCCGAGTCTTCCTAACTATCTTGTGCTTGGCCGTTGCCACTGGGCCCTTGTGACTAAGCCCAAGTTTGAAAATGACGTGGCTAAAGCTGCCGGCTAACAGCAGAGCTTAATCAGCCGCAGATCCCCTCCCATCCTCATGGGTTCTCCTACTAAAAAGGCTCACGCGCAGGCTTTTTACGCAGGTGCATTCGTTGGACAATTAAACGTGGCCCTAGTAACAAAAGTCTGAGCTTCATCCCTCCGAGTAGCAGGCTCTACGCTGGACTGGTCGGGTCTAACAGGGAGAATCTTGTGTCCTACCTTGGCTAGGACAGGAAGTAAAGCAAACTGGGgaacccctgccccaccccttccCACCCCTTGGACGTCCTGGGCCGAGGCCCGGGTCACTGGCCCTTCGCGGGTAAGGGGGTGTCCTGTGGAACACCTGCACTGActggaaaagaaagaactttaaaGCTCTTCCTTCCCGCTTGTGGGggacaccaccacaccctgccaaccACTCCCCTGGCCAAATGGTGGCTTGTTTTTCGAGAAGGA
This window harbors:
- the ONECUT2 gene encoding one cut domain family member 2 — translated: MKAAYTAYRCLTKDLEGCAMNPELTMESLGTLHGPAGGGSGGGGGGGGGGGPGHEQELLASPSPHHAGRGAAGSLRGPPPPPTAHQELGTAAAAAAAASRSAMVTSMASILDGGDYRPELSIPLHHAMSMSCDSSPPGMGMSNTYTTLTPLQPLPPISTVSDKFHHPHPHHHPHHHHHHHHQRLSGNVSGSFTLMRDERGLPAMNNLYSPYKEMPGMSQSLSPLAATPLGNGLGGLHNAQQSLPNYGPPGHDKMLSPNFDAHHTAMLTRGEQHLSRGLGTPPAAMMSHLNGLHHPGHTQSHGPVLAPSRERPPSSSSGSQVATSGQLEEINTKEVAQRITAELKRYSIPQAIFAQRVLCRSQGTLSDLLRNPKPWSKLKSGRETFRRMWKWLQEPEFQRMSALRLAACKRKEQEPSKDRNNSQKKSRLVFTDLQRRTLFAIFKENKRPSKEMQITISQQLGLELTTVSNFFMNARRRSLEKWQDDLSTGGSSSTSSTCTKA